TGCGATGCATCGGACGTCAGGCGGCTCCCGATGCGGCTTCCATCAGGGGCCGTTCGATCGCGCCGGTCATCCCGACCTCGAACAGCCTGTCGGCGACGGCATTCCTGACCTCCTCGTCATGGAAGATGCCGACAATCGCCGCGCCGCGTGCCTTGGCCTCGTGGATGAGGGCGACAACGGTCTTGCGATTGATCGCGTCGAGCGACGCGGTGGGCTCGTCGAGAAGGAGGATGGGGTAGTCGACCACGAAGCCGCGGGCGATGTTGACGCGCTGCTGCTCGCCGCCGGAGAAGGTGGCGGGCGCCAGCGACCAGAGCCGCTCGGGGATGGCGAGGCGGGCGAGGCGCGCTTTCGCCCGCGCGTGGGCTTCTGCGGCCGGAACGCCGAGGGCGATCGCCGGCTCGGCGACGACGTCGAGGGTCGTGACCCGCGGGATGATGCGCAGGAACTGGCTGACATGGCCGATGGTGCGGCGGCGTATCTCGATCACCGTCCAGGGCTCGGCGCTGGCGAGATCGACGGATGCGCCGTCGTGCTGCACGACGACCTGGCCGGCGTCGGGCTTGCAGTTGGCGTAGAGCGAGCGCAGCAACGTCGACTTGCCGGCGCCGGAGGGCCCGTGCAGGCAGACGCATTCGCCAGCCCGGATATCCAGCGCGACATTCTGGAGGACGCGGATCTCGGCGCCGCCTTGGGTGTGGAGCGTGAAGGTCTTGGAAAGGCCGCTGACGCGGAGAACGACGGTCATGACGGCATCTCAGGCCTGCAGCACCGAGGAGACGAGGAGCTGGGTGTAGGGATGGTGCGGGTCGTCGAGCACCTGGTCGGTCAACCCTTCCTCGATCACCAGGCCGCGCTGCATCACCATCAGCCGGTCGGCCAGGAGACGCGCGACCGCGAGATCGTGGGTGACGATGATCGCGGCTATGCCGGACTGCCGGACGAGACCGCGCAACAGATCGAGCAGGCGGGCCTGCACCGAGACGTCGAGTCCGCCGGTCGGCTCGTCCATGAACAGGATGCGTGGCCCGGAGATCAGATTGCGCGCGATCTGCAAGCGCTGCAGCATGCCTCCCGAAAACTCCGCAGGCAGATCATCGAGCCGGCCCTCGGGAATCTCGACACGGCAAAGCCACTCGGTGGCCCGTTCACGAATGTCGAAATAGCATCGATTGCCGTCGACGATGATTCTCTCCGCGATATTGCCGCCTGCGGTGACCGACATGCGCAGTCC
This window of the Labrys wisconsinensis genome carries:
- the phnL gene encoding phosphonate C-P lyase system protein PhnL; protein product: MTVVLRVSGLSKTFTLHTQGGAEIRVLQNVALDIRAGECVCLHGPSGAGKSTLLRSLYANCKPDAGQVVVQHDGASVDLASAEPWTVIEIRRRTIGHVSQFLRIIPRVTTLDVVAEPAIALGVPAAEAHARAKARLARLAIPERLWSLAPATFSGGEQQRVNIARGFVVDYPILLLDEPTASLDAINRKTVVALIHEAKARGAAIVGIFHDEEVRNAVADRLFEVGMTGAIERPLMEAASGAA
- the phnK gene encoding phosphonate C-P lyase system protein PhnK — its product is MIPSAVHPSLLRARHVTKVYRGGHGCRNVSLEVRSGEILGIVGESGSGKSTLLSCLAGRKEVDRGSIVYRSEKFGPIDMAPGADDRIAQLHQSEIGYIHQNPRDGLRMSVTAGGNIAERIIVDGNRCYFDIRERATEWLCRVEIPEGRLDDLPAEFSGGMLQRLQIARNLISGPRILFMDEPTGGLDVSVQARLLDLLRGLVRQSGIAAIIVTHDLAVARLLADRLMVMQRGLVIEEGLTDQVLDDPHHPYTQLLVSSVLQA